From Leifsonia sp. fls2-241-R2A-40a, one genomic window encodes:
- a CDS encoding PaaX family transcriptional regulator C-terminal domain-containing protein → MSEAAAAREDLEASSGSATALLRTVVGSILRPIGGWMSAAGAVRLMDDLGIPAATARSSLARLCSRGVLRREQRDGVAGYAVDPAAVPMLQSGDARIYGERVEASAWCLVSFSFPEHRRASRDRLRRRLAALGCGSVADGLWIAPAGLEEEVAHAAQSPDGDAAVVLFTDAVPRGDLAEGLSRWYDLPAIRAVHESFLAHFGAAPAPADDAQAFALWMRALDEWRVIPYRDPGLPSDVLPGDWPGAASAGLFRRLRRDLEDRAVAYASAVAAPERTVAAAR, encoded by the coding sequence ATGAGTGAGGCTGCGGCCGCGCGCGAAGACCTGGAGGCGAGCAGCGGCAGTGCGACGGCGCTCCTGCGTACCGTCGTCGGCAGCATCCTGCGGCCGATCGGCGGATGGATGAGCGCCGCCGGCGCCGTCCGGCTGATGGACGACCTCGGCATCCCTGCGGCCACGGCCCGCTCGAGTCTCGCCCGGTTGTGCTCGCGCGGTGTCCTGCGGCGCGAGCAGCGCGACGGCGTCGCCGGGTACGCGGTTGATCCGGCCGCCGTCCCGATGCTGCAGAGCGGGGATGCGCGCATCTACGGCGAGCGCGTGGAGGCGTCCGCCTGGTGCCTCGTGTCGTTCTCGTTCCCGGAGCATCGGCGGGCCAGTCGCGACCGCCTCCGGCGCCGGCTCGCCGCGCTCGGCTGCGGGAGCGTCGCCGACGGCCTGTGGATCGCGCCCGCCGGCCTCGAGGAGGAGGTCGCGCACGCCGCGCAGTCGCCGGACGGCGACGCGGCGGTGGTCCTGTTCACGGACGCCGTTCCCCGCGGCGACCTCGCCGAGGGTCTCTCCCGCTGGTACGACCTCCCGGCGATCCGTGCCGTGCACGAGTCGTTTCTCGCGCACTTCGGAGCGGCGCCGGCCCCGGCCGACGATGCGCAGGCCTTCGCCCTGTGGATGCGCGCGCTCGACGAGTGGCGCGTCATCCCCTACCGGGACCCCGGGCTGCCGTCGGATGTCCTGCCCGGCGACTGGCCGGGAGCCGCCTCCGCCGGCCTCTTCCGGCGGCTCCGCCGCGACCTCGAGGACCGCGCCGTCGCGTACGCCTCCGCCGTCGCGGCCCCGGAACGGACTGTCGCCGCCGCACGGTAG
- the kynA gene encoding tryptophan 2,3-dioxygenase, which produces MAAGDNTREFDPDIVTDFRERMSYGSYLELETLLSAQRPVSRPEHHDELLFIIQHQTTELWLKLVLHELESARDLLRADDLSPALKRIARVKHIQRTLTEQWSVLATLTPTEYAEFRGFLGNSSGFQSYQYRAVEFVLGNKNRRMLSVFESDPAAHALLAELLAAPSIYDEFLRYLARAGFDVPTALLERDVTEAHVFTPELVPVFREIYEHANEHWPEYEACEEFVDLEDNFQLWRFRHLKTVQRTIGMKTGTGGSSGSAFLQKALELTFFPELYAVRTEIGAPA; this is translated from the coding sequence ATGGCCGCCGGCGACAACACCCGTGAGTTCGATCCCGATATCGTCACCGACTTCCGGGAGCGGATGTCCTACGGCTCCTACCTGGAGCTGGAGACGCTGCTGAGCGCCCAGCGTCCGGTGAGCCGGCCCGAGCACCACGACGAACTGCTGTTCATCATCCAGCACCAGACGACAGAGCTCTGGCTGAAGCTCGTCCTGCACGAGCTCGAGTCCGCGCGCGACCTGCTGCGGGCGGACGACCTGTCGCCGGCCTTGAAGCGCATCGCCCGCGTCAAGCACATCCAGCGCACGCTCACCGAGCAGTGGTCGGTGCTCGCCACCCTCACGCCGACCGAATACGCGGAGTTCCGCGGCTTCCTCGGCAACTCGTCCGGGTTCCAGTCGTACCAGTACCGAGCCGTCGAGTTCGTGCTCGGCAACAAGAACCGGCGCATGCTGAGCGTCTTCGAGAGCGACCCGGCAGCGCACGCCCTGCTCGCCGAGCTGCTCGCGGCGCCGAGCATCTACGACGAATTCCTTCGGTATCTCGCCCGCGCCGGCTTCGACGTGCCGACGGCGCTCCTGGAGCGGGACGTCACCGAGGCGCACGTCTTCACCCCGGAGCTGGTCCCCGTGTTCCGGGAGATCTACGAGCACGCGAACGAGCACTGGCCGGAGTACGAGGCCTGCGAAGAGTTCGTCGACCTGGAGGACAACTTCCAGCTCTGGCGGTTCCGCCACCTGAAAACCGTTCAGCGCACGATCGGCATGAAGACGGGCACCGGAGGGTCGAGCGGTTCGGCGTTCCTGCAGAAGGCGCTCGAGCTCACCTTCTTCCCCGAGCTCTACGCCGTGCGCACCGAGATCGGAGCCCCCGCATGA
- the purS gene encoding phosphoribosylformylglycinamidine synthase subunit PurS: MPTIVVEVMPKAELLDPQGKAVARALARTGRGGVTGVRVGKRFELTVDGPIDDDLRATVQEIADEILSNSVIEDVVGIHYPAEVDA; the protein is encoded by the coding sequence GTGCCGACGATCGTTGTAGAAGTGATGCCCAAGGCCGAACTGCTCGACCCGCAGGGCAAGGCGGTCGCACGAGCGCTCGCCCGCACGGGCCGCGGCGGCGTCACCGGGGTGCGCGTCGGCAAGCGGTTCGAGCTGACCGTCGACGGTCCGATCGACGACGACCTGCGCGCGACGGTCCAGGAGATCGCCGACGAGATCCTCTCCAACTCCGTGATCGAGGACGTGGTGGGCATCCACTACCCCGCCGAGGTCGACGCCTGA
- the purQ gene encoding phosphoribosylformylglycinamidine synthase subunit PurQ, with protein MRIGVITFPGSLDDRDALRAVRLAGAEPVALWHGEHDLQGVDALVLPGGFSYGDYLRCGAIASLSPIMTEVVDAAAKGMPVLGICNGFQMLAEAHLVAGGLIRNDHGTFIRRDQHLTVENASTPWTSGFGQGQEIVIPLKNGEGGFIASADELNRLEGEGMVVFRYKGVNPNGSLNDIAGVRNERGNVVGLMPHPEHAVEPGFGPDTRDAMRSGTDGLTFFTSVIRSALVEA; from the coding sequence ATGCGCATCGGCGTCATCACCTTCCCGGGTTCGCTCGACGACCGCGACGCGCTCCGCGCCGTCCGGCTCGCCGGCGCCGAGCCGGTCGCGCTCTGGCACGGCGAGCACGACCTGCAGGGCGTCGACGCGCTCGTGCTCCCCGGCGGCTTCAGCTACGGCGACTACCTGCGCTGCGGCGCCATCGCCTCCCTCTCGCCGATCATGACCGAGGTCGTGGATGCGGCGGCCAAGGGCATGCCCGTGCTCGGCATCTGCAACGGCTTCCAGATGCTGGCCGAGGCGCACCTCGTCGCCGGCGGCCTCATCCGCAACGATCACGGCACCTTCATCCGCCGCGACCAGCACCTCACGGTCGAGAACGCATCCACCCCCTGGACCAGCGGTTTCGGGCAGGGCCAGGAGATCGTCATCCCGCTGAAGAACGGCGAGGGCGGCTTCATCGCATCCGCCGACGAGCTCAACCGCCTCGAGGGCGAGGGGATGGTCGTCTTCCGCTACAAGGGCGTCAACCCCAACGGCTCCCTCAACGACATCGCGGGCGTCCGCAACGAGCGCGGCAACGTGGTCGGCCTCATGCCGCACCCCGAGCACGCGGTCGAGCCCGGCTTCGGCCCGGACACCCGGGACGCGATGCGCTCCGGGACGGACGGGCTCACGTTCTTCACGTCCGTCATCCGCTCGGCACTCGTCGAGGCGTAA
- a CDS encoding aminotransferase class V-fold PLP-dependent enzyme, translated as MTDFDLAPPASLLPDALTAARALDAADSLAAFRGRFAGIDDGSNAVTAYFDGNSLGRPTRASIDGIHRFLLDGWGGRLIRGWDEEWMELPFTIGDDLGRAALGAAAGQTFIGDSTTVLLYKLARAAVDSLPERSEIVLDTDNFPTDRYLLDGIARERGLDLVWIEADTEAGVTPEQVAAAVGPRTALVVLSHVAYRSGFLADLHTITRIVHDAGALVLWDLCHSAGSVPVELDAAGVDLAVGCTYKYLNGGPGSPAFGYVNRRLIPQLTQPIQGWMGASDVFLMGPEYRPAGDIRRFLSGTPPIVGMLAMRDTIAMIDEAGIGAVRTKSVALTQFAIALADEWLTPLGATLASPRDPESRGGHITLNHPAMREVTAALWQQDVIPDYRDPGGLRVGLSPFSTSFEEVHAGMAAVRDTLGELTHE; from the coding sequence ATGACCGACTTCGACCTCGCGCCCCCCGCATCCCTGCTGCCGGACGCCCTCACCGCCGCCCGCGCGCTCGACGCCGCCGACTCGCTCGCGGCCTTCCGCGGCCGCTTCGCCGGCATCGACGACGGCAGCAACGCGGTGACTGCCTACTTCGACGGCAACTCGCTGGGCCGACCGACGCGGGCGAGCATCGACGGCATCCACCGCTTCCTCCTCGACGGGTGGGGCGGCCGGCTGATCCGCGGCTGGGACGAGGAGTGGATGGAACTGCCGTTCACGATCGGCGACGACCTCGGCCGGGCGGCGCTCGGCGCCGCAGCGGGCCAGACGTTCATCGGCGACTCCACCACCGTCCTCCTCTACAAGCTGGCGCGCGCCGCCGTGGACAGCCTGCCGGAGCGGAGCGAGATCGTCCTCGACACCGACAACTTCCCGACCGACCGCTACCTGCTCGACGGGATCGCGCGCGAGCGCGGCCTGGACCTGGTGTGGATCGAGGCGGACACCGAGGCGGGCGTCACGCCCGAGCAGGTCGCGGCGGCCGTCGGCCCGCGAACGGCACTCGTCGTGCTCAGCCACGTCGCGTACCGGTCGGGATTCCTCGCCGACCTTCACACGATCACCCGGATCGTGCACGATGCGGGCGCGCTGGTGCTGTGGGACCTGTGCCACTCCGCCGGATCGGTCCCGGTCGAGCTGGATGCCGCCGGCGTCGACCTCGCGGTCGGCTGCACGTACAAGTACCTCAACGGAGGCCCCGGCTCGCCGGCCTTCGGCTACGTCAACCGGCGCCTCATCCCGCAGCTGACCCAGCCCATCCAGGGGTGGATGGGCGCGAGCGACGTCTTCCTCATGGGCCCGGAGTACCGCCCGGCCGGCGACATCCGCCGCTTCCTCAGCGGCACGCCGCCGATCGTCGGCATGTTGGCGATGCGCGACACGATCGCGATGATCGACGAGGCCGGGATCGGCGCGGTGCGGACCAAGTCGGTAGCGCTGACGCAGTTCGCCATCGCCCTCGCCGACGAATGGCTGACCCCGCTGGGGGCGACGCTGGCCAGCCCGCGCGACCCCGAGAGCCGCGGCGGCCACATCACGCTGAACCACCCGGCCATGCGCGAAGTGACGGCCGCGCTCTGGCAGCAGGACGTCATCCCGGACTACCGCGACCCGGGCGGACTTCGCGTCGGCCTGTCTCCGTTCAGCACCAGCTTCGAGGAGGTCCACGCCGGGATGGCCGCGGTGCGCGACACCCTCGGCGAGCTGACGCATGAGTGA
- a CDS encoding phosphate/phosphite/phosphonate ABC transporter substrate-binding protein, with translation MKLSLTKTLAVGAALVLSLGLAACTGSADAASTDGASDSAVSFAKDSGTLVFGVVPDTVNTQSNYQPIADYIAKITGKKVEYRESSDYTALIQAAIAGQIDVASFSGFTYVTATNGGAKIQPFASIITKEGQEPGYFSEAIVPANSKITKLEDFKGKKVCFVDPSSTSGYLFPTYNLIKAGIDPEKDITPVFAGKHDASALKVSQGAECDAGFAEDSAVDAQSGLKVVAKTMVPGAPMVFSTTLPDDVKKTLTDKLSTVTIADIQKAGIKDADSDGFKATFAAFSPVDDKYYDQIRDICKVTKATQCEAK, from the coding sequence ATGAAACTCTCCCTCACCAAGACGCTCGCCGTCGGCGCGGCGCTCGTGCTCTCGCTCGGTCTCGCCGCCTGCACCGGCTCGGCCGACGCCGCCTCGACGGACGGCGCCTCCGACTCGGCGGTGTCGTTCGCGAAGGACTCCGGCACCCTCGTCTTCGGCGTCGTCCCCGACACGGTGAACACCCAGTCGAACTACCAGCCGATCGCCGACTACATCGCCAAGATCACCGGCAAGAAGGTCGAGTACCGCGAGTCGAGCGACTACACCGCGCTCATCCAGGCCGCGATCGCCGGTCAGATCGACGTCGCCAGCTTCTCCGGCTTCACCTACGTGACGGCCACCAACGGCGGCGCCAAGATCCAGCCGTTCGCCTCGATCATCACCAAGGAGGGCCAGGAGCCCGGCTACTTCTCCGAGGCGATCGTTCCGGCGAACTCGAAGATCACCAAGCTGGAGGACTTCAAGGGAAAGAAGGTCTGCTTCGTCGACCCGAGCTCGACCTCCGGCTACCTCTTCCCGACCTACAACCTGATCAAGGCCGGCATCGACCCGGAGAAGGACATCACACCGGTCTTCGCGGGCAAGCACGACGCATCGGCGCTGAAGGTCTCGCAGGGCGCCGAGTGCGACGCCGGGTTCGCCGAGGACTCCGCCGTCGACGCCCAGTCGGGCCTCAAGGTCGTCGCCAAGACGATGGTCCCCGGCGCGCCGATGGTCTTCTCGACCACGCTGCCGGACGACGTCAAGAAGACGCTGACCGACAAGCTGTCCACGGTCACGATCGCGGACATCCAGAAGGCGGGCATCAAGGACGCCGACTCCGACGGGTTCAAGGCGACGTTCGCCGCCTTCAGCCCGGTCGACGACAAGTACTACGACCAGATCCGCGACATCTGCAAGGTCACCAAGGCCACGCAGTGCGAGGCCAAGTGA
- a CDS encoding TfoX/Sxy family protein, which translates to MHVPRPSQETQDLFRTLIPEASGVQVKPMFANLAAFVNGNMFAGLFGDSIGVRLPDEAVREQLLAIDGAGPYGPAERPMGGYVSLPEAWRDDPDRLREWIGVALEQVGRMPPKQKKPRKAAG; encoded by the coding sequence ATGCACGTCCCACGACCCTCGCAGGAGACCCAGGACCTGTTCCGGACGCTCATTCCGGAGGCGTCCGGAGTTCAGGTCAAGCCGATGTTCGCCAACCTGGCCGCGTTCGTGAACGGCAACATGTTCGCCGGGCTGTTCGGCGACTCCATCGGGGTGCGCCTGCCCGACGAAGCCGTGCGCGAGCAGCTTCTCGCCATCGACGGAGCCGGCCCCTACGGCCCGGCTGAACGGCCGATGGGCGGCTACGTCTCGCTGCCCGAGGCGTGGAGGGACGACCCCGACCGCCTGCGCGAATGGATCGGCGTCGCGCTGGAGCAGGTCGGCCGGATGCCGCCGAAGCAGAAGAAGCCGCGGAAAGCCGCCGGCTGA
- a CDS encoding RNA polymerase sigma factor yields MRGIRIDEPDVLQRVNAGDPDAFGALFDLHHDRVFRQAVRLTASIHDAEDVTAVVFLEAWRRRDAMRVVNGSVIGWLLVMTNFVFRNYARASRRYRDGLRQLPPPEHAPDHADAVDDRIDRDARRAALRAALASLPRRDQDILTLCVLEELSTADAAEALGVAPGTVKSRLSRAKARLAEQMNGGER; encoded by the coding sequence GTGAGGGGAATCCGAATCGACGAGCCGGACGTGCTCCAACGCGTGAACGCCGGTGATCCGGATGCGTTCGGGGCACTGTTCGACCTGCATCACGACCGCGTCTTCCGCCAGGCCGTCCGGCTGACCGCGTCGATCCACGACGCGGAGGACGTGACCGCGGTCGTGTTCCTGGAGGCCTGGCGCCGCCGGGACGCCATGCGGGTGGTGAACGGCTCCGTCATCGGCTGGCTGCTGGTGATGACCAACTTCGTCTTCCGCAACTACGCACGCGCCTCCCGCCGCTACCGGGACGGCCTGCGGCAACTGCCCCCGCCGGAGCACGCCCCCGATCATGCGGACGCCGTGGACGACCGCATCGACCGGGATGCGCGCCGAGCGGCACTGCGCGCGGCGCTCGCCTCGCTTCCGCGACGCGACCAGGACATCCTGACCCTCTGCGTGCTCGAAGAGCTCAGCACGGCCGACGCCGCGGAGGCGCTGGGGGTGGCGCCCGGAACCGTGAAGTCGCGGCTCTCCCGAGCGAAGGCCCGACTCGCGGAACAGATGAACGGAGGAGAGCGATGA
- the purL gene encoding phosphoribosylformylglycinamidine synthase subunit PurL, protein MTDTATAHVVDTVANAVETPEREQPYAALGLKPDEYARIREILGRRPTSGELAMYSVMWSEHCSYKSSKIYLRQFGQKVSPAMKKNLMVGIGENAGVVDVGEGWAVTFKVESHNHPSYIEPFQGAATGVGGIVRDIISMGARPVAVMDQLRFGAIDNPDTARVVHGVVSGISFYGNCLGLPNIGGETYFDPIYQGNPLVNALSVGVLRHEDLHLANASGAGNKVVLFGARTGGDGIGGASILASDTFSAGGPTKRPAVQVGDPFAEKVLIECCLELFRDKLVEGIQDLGAAGISCATSELASNGDGGMFVELDKVLLRDPSLTAEEILMSESQERMMAVVKPELLDAFLAVTAKWDVETSVLGEVTETGRLVINWKGEEIVNVDPRTVAVDGPVYERPVAYPTWIDALQDDSAAVLARPTTGDELREQTLALLGSANLADKGWITDQYDYFVGGNTALAFPDDAGMIRVDEESGLGFAIATDANGRYCQLDPKQGAKLALAEAYRNVAASGATPVAVTDCLNFGSPENPEVMWQFSQAVEGLSDACLELEIPVTGGNVSFYNQTGDTPIFPTPVVGVLGVIDDVARRIPSGWQDEGENIYLLGVTREELDGSAWAGTIHGHLGGHPPAVDLTAERSLAEALHAAALEGLVSSAHDLADGGLAQALAESVMRFGVGARVWLTEIQERDGVDAATALFSESTARLIVTVPREDDVKFRGLCEGRGIPALRIGVTDAEVGAQPVLEVQDLFTIGLEELHGVHRSTLPEHFGPTVA, encoded by the coding sequence GTGACCGACACCGCCACCGCCCACGTCGTCGACACCGTCGCGAACGCCGTCGAGACTCCCGAGCGGGAACAGCCGTACGCGGCGCTCGGCCTCAAGCCGGACGAGTACGCGCGCATCCGCGAGATCCTCGGCCGCCGGCCCACCAGCGGCGAGCTCGCCATGTACTCGGTGATGTGGTCGGAGCACTGCTCCTACAAGTCGTCGAAGATCTACCTGCGCCAGTTCGGCCAGAAGGTCAGCCCGGCGATGAAGAAGAACCTCATGGTCGGCATCGGCGAGAACGCGGGCGTCGTGGACGTCGGCGAGGGCTGGGCGGTCACCTTCAAGGTGGAGTCGCACAACCACCCCTCCTACATCGAGCCGTTCCAGGGCGCCGCGACCGGCGTCGGCGGGATCGTCCGCGACATCATCTCGATGGGCGCGCGCCCGGTCGCCGTGATGGACCAGCTGCGCTTCGGCGCCATCGACAACCCGGACACCGCCCGCGTCGTGCACGGCGTCGTCTCCGGCATCTCGTTCTACGGCAACTGCCTGGGCCTCCCGAACATCGGCGGCGAGACCTACTTCGACCCGATCTACCAGGGCAACCCGCTGGTCAACGCGCTATCCGTCGGCGTCCTCCGCCACGAGGACCTGCACCTCGCGAACGCGTCCGGCGCCGGCAACAAGGTCGTGCTGTTCGGCGCCCGGACCGGTGGCGACGGGATCGGCGGGGCGAGCATCCTCGCGTCCGACACGTTCTCCGCGGGCGGACCGACCAAGCGTCCGGCCGTCCAGGTGGGCGACCCGTTCGCCGAGAAGGTGCTCATCGAGTGCTGCCTGGAGCTGTTCCGCGACAAGCTGGTCGAGGGCATCCAGGACCTGGGCGCGGCGGGCATCTCCTGCGCGACCAGCGAGCTCGCCTCCAACGGCGACGGCGGGATGTTCGTCGAGCTCGACAAGGTGCTGCTGCGCGACCCGAGCCTCACGGCCGAGGAGATCCTCATGTCGGAGAGCCAGGAGCGCATGATGGCCGTCGTCAAGCCGGAACTGCTCGACGCGTTCCTCGCCGTGACCGCCAAGTGGGATGTGGAGACCAGCGTGCTCGGCGAGGTCACCGAGACCGGCCGCCTCGTCATCAACTGGAAGGGCGAGGAGATCGTCAACGTCGACCCGCGCACGGTCGCCGTCGACGGCCCGGTCTACGAGCGCCCGGTCGCCTACCCGACCTGGATCGACGCCCTGCAGGACGACTCGGCCGCCGTGCTCGCGCGCCCGACCACGGGCGACGAGCTGCGCGAGCAGACCCTCGCCCTCCTCGGCAGCGCAAACCTGGCCGACAAGGGCTGGATCACCGACCAGTACGACTACTTCGTCGGCGGCAACACCGCGCTCGCCTTCCCGGACGACGCCGGCATGATCCGCGTCGACGAGGAGTCGGGTCTCGGCTTCGCCATAGCGACCGACGCCAACGGCCGCTACTGCCAGCTCGACCCGAAGCAGGGCGCCAAGCTCGCCCTCGCCGAGGCCTACCGCAACGTCGCCGCCTCCGGCGCCACCCCGGTCGCCGTCACCGACTGCCTCAACTTCGGCAGCCCGGAGAACCCCGAGGTCATGTGGCAGTTCTCCCAGGCCGTCGAGGGCCTGTCGGACGCCTGCCTCGAACTCGAGATCCCGGTCACCGGCGGCAACGTCTCGTTCTACAACCAGACCGGTGACACCCCGATCTTCCCGACCCCGGTCGTCGGTGTGCTCGGCGTGATCGACGACGTCGCGCGGCGCATCCCGAGCGGCTGGCAGGACGAGGGCGAGAACATCTACCTCCTCGGCGTCACCCGTGAGGAGCTCGACGGATCGGCGTGGGCCGGCACCATCCACGGTCACCTCGGCGGACACCCGCCGGCGGTCGACCTGACCGCCGAGCGTTCGCTGGCGGAGGCGCTGCACGCCGCGGCCCTCGAGGGTCTCGTCTCGTCGGCCCACGACCTGGCCGACGGCGGACTCGCGCAGGCCCTCGCCGAGAGCGTCATGCGCTTCGGCGTCGGCGCACGCGTCTGGCTGACCGAGATCCAGGAGCGCGACGGCGTGGATGCGGCGACCGCCCTGTTCTCGGAGTCGACCGCCCGCCTCATCGTGACGGTCCCGCGCGAGGACGACGTGAAGTTCCGCGGCCTCTGCGAAGGCCGCGGCATCCCGGCACTCCGCATCGGCGTGACCGACGCCGAGGTCGGCGCCCAGCCGGTGCTCGAGGTGCAGGACCTCTTCACGATCGGCCTGGAGGAGCTGCACGGAGTGCACCGCTCCACCCTCCCCGAGCACTTCGGTCCCACGGTCGCCTGA
- the phnC gene encoding phosphonate ABC transporter ATP-binding protein, translating into MSDTSRAIEVTGVTKRFAETTALDDVSLTVARGEIVVLLGLSGSGKSTLLRHLDGLELPTSGDVRVLGQSVPGLRGRGLRALRSRVGFIFQQFELVGPLSVLENVLTGALATLRGPRLGVFSYPASLRRRAQAHLERVGLADKAYQRADTLSGGQQQRVAIARALMQEPEVLLADEPVASLDPESSEQVMNLIREIALDDGLTVVCSLHQVDLALGWGDRIVGLRHGSVVLDTPTSGLDKAQVMEIYGRVATTTSELAAIATELVDVPVQPA; encoded by the coding sequence ATGTCCGACACTTCACGCGCAATCGAGGTCACCGGTGTGACCAAGCGGTTCGCCGAGACCACCGCGCTCGACGACGTGAGCCTGACGGTCGCCCGCGGCGAGATCGTCGTGCTCCTCGGACTCTCCGGTTCCGGCAAGTCGACCCTGCTCCGTCACCTGGACGGACTGGAGCTTCCGACCAGCGGCGACGTGCGCGTCCTCGGCCAGTCGGTGCCGGGCCTCCGCGGGCGGGGGTTGCGCGCGCTGCGCTCCCGCGTCGGATTCATCTTCCAGCAGTTCGAGCTCGTCGGTCCGCTCTCCGTGCTGGAGAACGTCCTGACCGGCGCCCTCGCGACCCTGCGCGGTCCGCGGCTCGGTGTGTTCAGCTACCCGGCTTCTCTTCGCCGCCGCGCGCAGGCCCACCTGGAGCGGGTGGGACTCGCCGACAAGGCCTACCAGCGTGCCGACACGCTCTCCGGCGGTCAGCAGCAGCGCGTCGCGATCGCGCGCGCCCTGATGCAGGAGCCGGAGGTGCTGCTCGCGGACGAGCCCGTCGCCTCCCTGGACCCGGAGTCGAGCGAGCAGGTCATGAACCTCATCCGCGAGATCGCTCTGGATGACGGACTCACCGTGGTGTGCAGCCTCCACCAGGTGGATCTCGCGCTCGGCTGGGGCGACCGCATCGTCGGGCTCCGGCACGGCAGTGTCGTGCTGGATACGCCCACCTCCGGGCTGGACAAGGCGCAGGTCATGGAGATCTACGGTCGCGTCGCGACCACCACGAGCGAGCTGGCCGCCATCGCGACCGAGCTCGTCGATGTTCCCGTGCAGCCCGCCTGA
- the phnE gene encoding phosphonate ABC transporter, permease protein PhnE — protein sequence MVTVPVAARAGVARPRPSGSRIAAVAVLLALLGLGIGAFPILGLSFQTFERSLPHAEAFLERAFPLRFPPPEVLWPAIGETLGMVILGTLLAALLSLPVACIAAANTTPHRSLQWLGRGITVATRSIPDVVLAMIFAVMFTLGTLPGILAIGIHSIGMISKLFADAIEQIDEGPRLAIRAAGGSRSQEFLSGVLPQVAPSWVATVLHRNDINLRGSIILGYVGVAGLGYELWRALATLDYRTAIALAFVMFALCVVMEVVSSSIRRVMLGGGPARTRAQRRVRNTATVAVLAVVVLGSFWIAQIHWGDFLTFWRNLGLIRLWPPTFQPYTVEQIAVAMRDTVLIALAATVVSLVFSLAIGSLAARNVAPGPVTRNGFRTLLVAIRGVPELVLAIVLIIITGLGPTAAVVALAFGGVGLLGKLFADSIEEVPAGPQRALTAVGARRLQVYSAATVPPSVPAFVGHSFYLFDSNIRAATVLGVVGSGGIGFYLNNAARVSAYNEVFAFVLVIMATVFVVEGLAVWMRRALR from the coding sequence ATGGTCACCGTCCCCGTCGCGGCGCGCGCCGGCGTCGCGCGTCCCCGCCCGTCCGGCTCGCGGATCGCGGCCGTCGCCGTCCTGCTCGCCCTGCTGGGCTTGGGAATCGGGGCCTTCCCGATCCTCGGGCTGAGCTTCCAGACCTTCGAGCGCAGCCTCCCGCACGCCGAGGCGTTCCTCGAGCGCGCGTTCCCGCTGCGCTTCCCGCCGCCCGAGGTGCTCTGGCCGGCGATCGGCGAGACGCTCGGGATGGTGATCCTCGGCACCCTGCTCGCCGCCCTGCTCTCGTTGCCGGTCGCCTGCATCGCGGCGGCCAACACGACGCCGCATCGCAGCCTGCAGTGGCTCGGCCGCGGCATCACCGTGGCGACCCGGTCCATCCCGGATGTGGTACTCGCCATGATCTTCGCCGTCATGTTCACGCTCGGCACGCTTCCCGGCATCCTGGCCATCGGCATCCATTCGATCGGCATGATCTCGAAGCTGTTCGCCGACGCGATCGAGCAGATCGACGAAGGTCCACGGCTGGCGATCCGTGCCGCGGGCGGCAGCCGGTCGCAGGAGTTCCTGTCCGGCGTGCTGCCGCAGGTGGCCCCGAGCTGGGTGGCGACCGTGCTCCACCGCAACGACATCAATCTGCGCGGGTCGATCATCCTCGGCTACGTCGGTGTCGCGGGGCTCGGCTACGAACTGTGGCGCGCGCTGGCGACCCTGGACTACCGCACCGCGATCGCGCTGGCGTTCGTGATGTTCGCCCTCTGTGTGGTGATGGAGGTCGTCTCGTCCAGCATCCGCCGGGTCATGCTCGGCGGCGGCCCGGCGCGCACGCGGGCGCAGCGCCGGGTGCGCAACACGGCGACCGTCGCGGTGCTGGCCGTGGTGGTGCTCGGTTCGTTCTGGATCGCGCAGATCCACTGGGGCGACTTCCTGACCTTCTGGCGCAACCTCGGCCTCATCCGGCTGTGGCCGCCGACGTTCCAGCCGTACACGGTCGAGCAGATCGCGGTGGCCATGCGCGACACCGTGCTGATCGCGCTCGCGGCGACCGTCGTCAGCCTGGTGTTCTCCCTGGCCATCGGCTCGCTGGCTGCGCGGAACGTCGCGCCCGGCCCGGTCACCCGCAACGGTTTCCGGACGCTGCTCGTCGCCATCCGCGGCGTCCCGGAGCTGGTGCTCGCCATCGTGCTCATCATCATCACCGGGCTCGGGCCGACGGCGGCGGTCGTGGCGCTCGCGTTCGGCGGCGTCGGGCTCCTGGGCAAGCTGTTCGCCGACTCCATCGAGGAGGTCCCGGCCGGTCCGCAGCGCGCGCTCACCGCCGTCGGCGCCCGCCGCCTGCAGGTGTACTCGGCCGCGACCGTTCCGCCGAGCGTCCCGGCGTTCGTCGGGCACAGCTTCTACCTCTTCGACAGCAACATCCGCGCGGCGACCGTGCTCGGCGTGGTCGGCAGCGGCGGGATCGGGTTCTACCTCAACAACGCGGCCCGGGTCTCCGCCTACAACGAGGTCTTCGCGTTCGTGCTCGTGATCATGGCGACGGTCTTCGTCGTCGAAGGACTCGCCGTGTGGATGCGGCGGGCGCTGCGCTGA